One Pullulanibacillus sp. KACC 23026 DNA segment encodes these proteins:
- the guaB gene encoding IMP dehydrogenase gives MWENKFQKESLTFDDVLLIPAKSEVLPKDVSVRTKLTETLQLNIPIISAGMDTVTEAEMAIAMARQGGLGVIHKNMSIEEQAEHVDRVKRSESGVITNPFFLTPDSQVVDAEHLMGKYRISGVPIVDQDQHLVGIITNRDLRFIQDYSIPISDVMTKENLITAPVGTTLEQAQSILEKHKIEKLPLVDDNGVLKGLITIKDIEKVIEFPNAAKDAHGRLLVAAAVGVTNDAFTRIEKLIEAGVDAIVIDTAHGHSKGVLDQLAAIRKAFPGLNIIAGNVATAEGTRALIEAGVDIVKVGIGPGSICTTRVVAGVGVPQITAIYDCATEANKHGISIIADGGIKFSGDIVKALAAGGHAVMLGSILAGVEESPGEKEIFQGRQYKVYRGMGSLGAMEKGSKDRYFQEDQKKLVPEGIEGRVAYKGGLADTIHQLVGGLRAGMGYCGTATVQDLREKAMFTRITNAGLIESHPHDVQITKEAPNYSK, from the coding sequence ATGTGGGAAAACAAGTTTCAAAAAGAGTCCTTAACCTTTGATGATGTGCTTTTAATTCCTGCTAAGTCAGAAGTATTACCGAAAGATGTCTCTGTTAGAACGAAGCTTACCGAAACGCTTCAGCTCAATATCCCAATCATCAGTGCGGGAATGGATACAGTGACAGAGGCTGAAATGGCCATTGCTATGGCGCGACAAGGCGGTTTAGGTGTCATTCATAAGAACATGTCGATTGAAGAACAAGCCGAGCATGTTGACCGAGTCAAGCGCTCAGAAAGCGGCGTTATAACAAATCCCTTCTTTTTAACCCCCGATAGTCAAGTGGTTGATGCGGAACATTTAATGGGGAAATACCGTATCTCAGGTGTCCCTATTGTGGACCAAGACCAGCATTTAGTTGGCATTATTACTAACCGTGACCTCCGTTTCATTCAAGATTATTCCATCCCTATCTCAGACGTCATGACAAAAGAGAACCTGATTACAGCACCAGTCGGAACTACTCTTGAACAAGCTCAAAGTATTTTAGAAAAGCATAAGATTGAAAAGCTCCCATTAGTGGATGATAACGGTGTCCTTAAAGGTCTTATCACGATTAAAGACATTGAGAAAGTTATTGAATTCCCTAATGCTGCAAAAGATGCACACGGACGTTTGCTAGTTGCCGCTGCTGTTGGAGTGACTAATGATGCCTTTACACGGATTGAGAAGCTCATTGAAGCGGGTGTCGATGCCATTGTGATTGATACGGCTCATGGGCATTCAAAGGGCGTCTTAGATCAATTAGCGGCCATTCGAAAAGCCTTCCCAGGTCTTAATATCATTGCGGGAAATGTCGCAACGGCTGAAGGAACTCGTGCCCTCATTGAAGCAGGCGTTGATATCGTAAAGGTTGGAATTGGGCCAGGATCTATCTGCACAACTCGTGTTGTAGCAGGTGTAGGTGTTCCTCAGATAACCGCTATTTATGATTGTGCAACGGAAGCGAATAAACACGGTATTTCTATTATTGCCGATGGCGGGATTAAATTTTCAGGTGACATAGTAAAAGCATTGGCAGCGGGCGGTCATGCGGTCATGCTAGGAAGCATTCTTGCCGGTGTTGAAGAAAGTCCTGGGGAAAAGGAAATTTTCCAAGGAAGACAGTATAAGGTCTATCGTGGCATGGGTTCCCTTGGCGCTATGGAAAAAGGCAGTAAAGACCGTTATTTCCAAGAGGATCAAAAGAAACTTGTTCCTGAGGGAATTGAGGGACGTGTGGCTTATAAAGGTGGACTAGCAGATACGATTCATCAGCTAGTAGGCGGATTGCGGGCTGGAATGGGTTATTGCGGAACTGCAACCGTTCAAGATTTGCGAGAAAAGGCTATGTTCACGCGCATCACGAATGCGGGCTTGATCGAGAGCCATCCTCATGATGTTCAAATTACAAAAGAAGCACCAAACTATTCAAAATAA
- the pdxS gene encoding pyridoxal 5'-phosphate synthase lyase subunit PdxS → MAQVGTDRVKRGMAEMQKGGVIMDVVNAEQAKIAEEAGAVAVMALERVPSDIRAAGGVARMADPRIVEEVMNAVSIPVMAKARIGHIVEARVLEAMGVDYIDESEVLTPADDVYHLDKKSYTVPFVCGCRNLGEAARRIGEGASMLRTKGEPGTGNIVEAVRHLRMVNAEVRKVVTMSLDELMVFAKETGSPYEILLQIREAGRLPVVNFAAGGVATPADAALMMALGADGVFVGSGIFKSDNPAKFAKSIVEATTHYEDYALIAELSKGIGTPMKGLEMSTLAPSDRMQDRSH, encoded by the coding sequence ATGGCACAAGTCGGTACAGATCGTGTTAAACGTGGAATGGCAGAAATGCAAAAAGGCGGCGTCATTATGGACGTTGTTAATGCTGAACAAGCAAAAATTGCGGAGGAAGCAGGCGCTGTTGCCGTCATGGCACTTGAACGCGTACCATCCGATATTCGAGCAGCAGGCGGCGTAGCCCGTATGGCAGACCCGCGCATCGTTGAGGAAGTTATGAATGCTGTTTCTATTCCAGTTATGGCCAAAGCTCGTATTGGTCATATTGTTGAAGCACGTGTCCTTGAGGCTATGGGTGTCGATTATATCGATGAGAGTGAAGTGCTAACACCGGCTGATGATGTTTATCATTTAGATAAAAAATCATACACTGTCCCTTTTGTTTGCGGTTGCCGCAACCTTGGTGAAGCAGCACGCCGAATTGGGGAAGGGGCTTCTATGCTTCGGACTAAAGGTGAACCAGGAACAGGAAATATTGTGGAAGCTGTTCGCCATCTTCGCATGGTTAATGCCGAAGTCCGTAAAGTTGTGACAATGTCATTAGATGAGCTCATGGTATTTGCTAAGGAAACGGGATCCCCTTATGAAATCTTACTTCAAATTCGTGAAGCGGGTCGTCTTCCAGTCGTTAACTTTGCAGCGGGCGGTGTCGCAACACCTGCTGATGCTGCTCTCATGATGGCATTAGGTGCTGATGGTGTGTTTGTTGGATCTGGTATTTTCAAATCAGATAACCCAGCGAAATTCGCTAAGTCCATTGTAGAAGCAACGACTCATTATGAAGACTATGCTTTAATTGCAGAGCTTTCAAAAGGGATTGGAACACCTATGAAGGGGCTTGAAATGTCAACATTAGCGCCAAGCGATCGCATGCAGGATCGAAGCCACTAA
- the pdxT gene encoding pyridoxal 5'-phosphate synthase glutaminase subunit PdxT, whose translation MSVKIGVLGLQGAVREHVRALEASGAETVIVKRDNQLEGLDGLVIPGGESTTMRKLMDQYNLFETVKDFAKKNPIFGTCAGLILMAARIEGQKGPHLALMDIDVRRNAFGRQVQSFEAELKVEDVADDFVGVFIRAPYILSVGSDVQVLAKYEDKIVAARQGNYLTAAFHPELTDDYRMHQYFVNMVEQQKA comes from the coding sequence ATGTCTGTTAAAATTGGTGTTTTAGGCTTACAGGGAGCGGTTCGTGAACATGTTAGAGCTCTTGAAGCATCTGGTGCAGAAACAGTTATTGTAAAGCGTGACAATCAACTTGAAGGCTTAGATGGTCTTGTTATTCCTGGTGGTGAGAGCACGACCATGAGGAAGTTAATGGATCAATATAACTTGTTCGAAACGGTTAAAGACTTTGCAAAGAAAAACCCAATTTTTGGAACTTGTGCAGGTCTGATCCTAATGGCTGCTCGAATTGAAGGTCAAAAAGGTCCCCATCTTGCTTTAATGGATATTGATGTGCGCCGAAATGCCTTTGGTAGACAAGTTCAAAGCTTTGAAGCGGAATTAAAGGTTGAAGATGTAGCGGATGATTTTGTGGGCGTCTTTATTCGCGCTCCTTATATCTTAAGTGTTGGTTCTGATGTTCAAGTGTTGGCTAAATACGAGGATAAGATTGTAGCAGCGCGCCAAGGGAACTATTTAACAGCTGCTTTTCACCCTGAATTAACAGATGATTATCGGATGCATCAGTATTTTGTGAACATGGTTGAACAACAAAAGGCATAA
- a CDS encoding D-alanyl-D-alanine carboxypeptidase family protein — protein sequence MSDQTKLKKLKYLKSLVVYIVIVMFFGSTVMLTKPAQAATPLPFNLGAKSAILVDAKTGKILYAKNADKSLPPASMTKLMTEYLVLKELDKGKIKLSTTVPVDSKVQDISRDTNFSGVPLSTSYPYTVDEMLKALLIPSSNAAAVAFANLISGNESNFVTLMNKTAKSLGMTETTYVNASGLDNVDIYHDLGSSALAQGGENGIDKTSARDLAILAYHIMNDFPPNLMSDINQITSMAQYKFKIDKDTTQTITNTNWMLPSFSQLGPDMKKYEYPGVDGFKTGFTSLAGYCFTGTVQQGDRRFISVVMGTKSEGDRFLQTKQLYDYGFKQISNQTIAKKGYTFKNKKTLPVTKGKQSSVNIALSNDVTLPLANGEKNNYKLVLHLNKSLLDKNGNLIAPVKKGQKVGYATVENTGNDNYGYIIGHAPQINVVTTSSVDKANWIVLLFRNIGGLVNGLFHHGK from the coding sequence ATGAGCGATCAAACAAAACTAAAAAAACTAAAGTATCTAAAATCCCTTGTGGTTTACATTGTAATTGTAATGTTTTTTGGAAGTACAGTAATGCTTACAAAACCTGCTCAGGCGGCAACCCCATTACCTTTTAATTTAGGTGCGAAGTCAGCAATTTTAGTGGATGCCAAAACAGGTAAAATTTTATATGCAAAGAATGCGGATAAATCGTTACCACCAGCGAGTATGACCAAATTAATGACAGAGTATCTTGTCTTAAAAGAGCTAGACAAAGGAAAGATTAAATTAAGCACGACTGTTCCTGTTGACAGTAAGGTACAGGATATTTCACGTGATACTAATTTTTCTGGTGTTCCTTTGAGCACAAGTTATCCTTACACAGTTGATGAGATGTTAAAAGCATTATTAATTCCATCTTCTAACGCAGCTGCTGTGGCTTTTGCCAATTTAATTTCAGGAAATGAAAGTAATTTTGTTACTTTGATGAATAAGACAGCTAAATCCTTAGGAATGACGGAAACAACTTATGTTAACGCCTCTGGGCTTGATAATGTGGATATTTATCATGACTTAGGAAGCAGTGCGCTTGCACAAGGCGGAGAAAATGGCATAGACAAAACTTCAGCAAGAGATTTAGCTATTTTGGCTTATCATATTATGAATGATTTTCCTCCCAATTTAATGTCAGATATTAATCAGATCACCAGTATGGCTCAATATAAGTTTAAAATTGATAAAGATACAACACAAACTATAACAAATACAAACTGGATGTTACCAAGCTTTAGCCAACTGGGTCCAGATATGAAGAAATATGAATACCCTGGGGTGGATGGCTTTAAGACAGGCTTTACGAGTCTGGCAGGCTATTGTTTTACTGGGACTGTCCAACAAGGGGATAGACGATTTATCTCAGTTGTTATGGGAACCAAAAGCGAAGGAGATCGATTCCTTCAAACGAAACAGCTTTATGATTATGGATTTAAACAGATATCGAATCAAACAATAGCCAAAAAAGGTTATACGTTTAAAAATAAAAAAACGTTACCTGTAACAAAAGGAAAACAGAGCAGTGTTAATATAGCTTTAAGTAATGACGTAACTTTGCCTTTAGCAAATGGTGAAAAGAATAATTACAAGCTTGTGTTACATCTTAATAAATCTCTATTGGATAAAAACGGGAATTTGATTGCTCCAGTTAAAAAGGGCCAAAAGGTTGGATACGCAACGGTTGAAAACACGGGTAATGATAATTATGGTTATATTATTGGACATGCCCCTCAGATTAATGTCGTGACAACATCATCCGTTGATAAAGCCAATTGGATAGTTCTCTTATTCCGTAATATTGGCGGCCTTGTGAACGGGCTTTTTCACCACGGTAAATAA